One Hydrogenophaga crassostreae genomic region harbors:
- a CDS encoding response regulator yields MNAHSCRVTVALVEDHPEFREALIATVQASGRHQIIGVSKDLNTGLQLLEGDRPDVLLVDLGLPSGSGLKIIRAAQLRWGQRCTSGVVTMTGDEDDLMNAIGAGAKGYIYKSDQPEQWLNGIDGLAMGQSPAHPKIAQRFLQQLARHALVQEHPAYNVLLHLASGYTVEEAAEQLQMTAQVAGDLIRTVYDGFLLPLPDLSPRELELITLLNKGYAFRMCAELMGVSESTTKTQAARAYQKLGANNLQTALYEARMAGLIS; encoded by the coding sequence ATGAACGCGCACTCCTGTCGTGTAACCGTGGCACTGGTCGAAGACCACCCTGAATTCCGAGAGGCCTTGATTGCCACTGTGCAGGCTTCGGGCCGACACCAGATCATTGGCGTCAGCAAAGACCTCAACACCGGGCTGCAACTGCTTGAAGGGGATAGGCCCGATGTGTTGCTGGTCGACTTGGGTTTGCCTTCGGGTTCAGGCCTGAAAATAATCCGGGCAGCCCAGTTGCGCTGGGGCCAACGCTGTACCTCAGGCGTGGTGACCATGACCGGCGATGAAGACGACCTCATGAACGCCATCGGGGCGGGGGCTAAAGGCTACATATACAAGTCGGATCAACCCGAACAATGGTTAAACGGTATCGACGGTTTGGCAATGGGGCAAAGCCCCGCTCACCCGAAGATTGCCCAGCGCTTTCTGCAGCAGCTGGCCCGTCATGCGTTGGTTCAGGAACACCCGGCCTACAACGTGCTGCTGCATCTGGCCTCCGGATACACAGTGGAAGAGGCCGCCGAGCAATTGCAAATGACGGCCCAGGTTGCCGGAGACCTGATACGCACCGTTTATGACGGGTTCTTGCTCCCCTTGCCCGATCTCTCCCCCCGGGAACTCGAGCTGATCACTCTTTTGAACAAGGGCTATGCGTTTCGAATGTGCGCAGAACTCATGGGCGTGAGCGAGTCCACCACCAAAACCCAGGCTGCGCGGGCTTATCAGAAGCTCGGAGCGAACAACCTGCAGACGGCCCTCTATGAAGCGCGCATGGCCGGACTCATCTCCTGA
- a CDS encoding ATP-binding protein — MKRAWPDSSPDSVAAFRWVWWLAAMVALPMGVFSWWTYLQAPSRLAELKRVEGVSVWHEPLGNRVIDQTTVRDIVRTPPNWQEAHWTPVELPNFIELGHSVELPPDAPKLRAWFRIPIPVDAEGSRSHGRQGLLGFRVQGGAWSVWADGKLIQSNLSDWRIQWNVPLRITVPLGAREVLIAVPYAEPLGYSVGSLFVGPMDVVDSAWQERNVLYLDLPRFMSVMALLLMVVSLHLAWSRPKDRMFALLGFNALIWSVTCLQFSFDVTGFDSLWLWFGSVMDSSINWMVILGFIFAFELESIRVPRLTAVMLLYAVLGTFVTLPVWGWQKSALIAQQYGNIAVMMVGLLVLGWHVIRHPRREGVVIFLALLTHLGLGVHTLLNLTNQTNPDSFYSFSLGVVVLYFAFMYAVGRRTVAALNSTERHEGELKNRLAEQEIRLSEQHVRLQQLEVARRLDTQRDNIMQDLHDRLGSNLTSALLQARKGVLSPDETVLLLQDLADELRHVGGLASQEQRSLNELLAELRQRVQNRLAHGGIYLVWDVDPALGLQLSAQAAQHVLAMLSEAIANVIKHAEAKQIRLEARRQGGEFVITITDNGNGFDPESVEPGRGLPGMHQRTAALGGALQIVVADPRGTVWRLRLPDTVPKA; from the coding sequence ATGAAGCGCGCATGGCCGGACTCATCTCCTGATTCGGTCGCAGCCTTTCGCTGGGTGTGGTGGCTGGCTGCCATGGTGGCGTTGCCGATGGGGGTGTTCAGCTGGTGGACCTATCTGCAGGCGCCTTCGCGTTTGGCCGAGCTCAAACGGGTTGAGGGCGTGTCTGTCTGGCATGAGCCTTTGGGCAACCGGGTCATCGATCAGACGACTGTGCGAGACATCGTGCGTACGCCACCCAATTGGCAAGAGGCTCACTGGACGCCTGTCGAGCTGCCCAACTTCATTGAGTTGGGGCATTCGGTTGAGCTCCCTCCTGATGCGCCCAAACTGCGGGCCTGGTTTCGCATTCCCATTCCTGTTGACGCCGAAGGCTCCCGTTCCCATGGGCGTCAGGGGTTACTGGGTTTTCGCGTGCAAGGGGGCGCCTGGTCGGTCTGGGCGGACGGCAAACTGATTCAGTCCAATTTGTCGGACTGGCGCATCCAATGGAATGTGCCCCTGCGGATCACGGTGCCCCTCGGGGCCCGGGAAGTGCTCATTGCGGTGCCCTATGCAGAGCCCTTGGGTTATTCCGTGGGCTCGCTTTTTGTGGGACCCATGGACGTGGTCGATTCCGCCTGGCAGGAGCGCAATGTTTTGTACCTTGACCTGCCACGCTTCATGTCTGTGATGGCGTTGCTGTTGATGGTCGTGTCGCTCCATCTGGCCTGGTCACGCCCGAAGGACCGCATGTTTGCCCTGCTCGGGTTCAATGCGCTGATCTGGTCTGTCACATGCCTGCAGTTTTCATTTGACGTCACCGGATTCGATTCACTCTGGTTGTGGTTTGGATCCGTCATGGATTCCTCGATCAACTGGATGGTGATTCTGGGGTTCATCTTTGCCTTTGAACTGGAGAGCATTCGCGTGCCGCGATTGACCGCCGTCATGTTGCTTTATGCAGTGTTGGGCACTTTCGTAACCTTGCCGGTCTGGGGTTGGCAAAAGAGCGCACTCATCGCCCAGCAGTATGGAAATATCGCGGTGATGATGGTGGGTTTGCTCGTTCTCGGATGGCATGTCATTCGACACCCCCGTCGCGAAGGCGTGGTCATCTTTCTGGCGCTTCTGACACACTTGGGATTGGGTGTGCACACCCTCTTGAACCTTACGAATCAAACCAATCCGGACAGTTTCTATTCATTTTCCCTCGGGGTTGTGGTGCTCTACTTTGCATTTATGTACGCGGTCGGGCGACGCACGGTGGCCGCATTGAACAGCACGGAGCGCCATGAGGGTGAACTGAAGAACCGCTTGGCAGAGCAGGAAATTCGACTCTCGGAACAACACGTGCGCCTGCAGCAGCTTGAGGTGGCACGCCGCCTCGACACGCAACGCGACAACATCATGCAAGACCTGCATGACCGGTTGGGCAGCAACCTCACGAGCGCCTTGCTTCAAGCGCGCAAAGGCGTGTTGTCCCCTGATGAAACCGTTCTGCTGCTGCAAGATCTGGCCGATGAATTGCGCCATGTGGGCGGGTTGGCCTCTCAGGAACAACGCAGCCTCAACGAGCTGCTGGCCGAGTTGCGGCAACGGGTACAAAACCGTCTGGCACATGGTGGCATCTACCTTGTCTGGGACGTAGACCCTGCGCTCGGTCTCCAGCTCAGTGCACAAGCCGCCCAGCATGTATTGGCCATGCTGAGTGAAGCCATTGCCAACGTGATCAAGCACGCAGAGGCCAAACAGATTCGTCTGGAGGCCAGGCGCCAGGGCGGTGAGTTCGTGATCACGATCACTGACAACGGCAATGGGTTCGACCCCGAATCGGTAGAACCAGGGCGTGGATTGCCCGGCATGCATCAACGGACAGCGGCACTGGGAGGGGCTCTTCAAATCGTTGTGGCAGACCCGCGTGGCACTGTTTGGCGGCTCAGGCTGCCCGACACGGTGCCCAAAGCTTGA
- the mnmH gene encoding tRNA 2-selenouridine(34) synthase MnmH encodes MPVHILPATEALRQLDQFDTLIDARTEDEHALDHVPGALNWPTLDNAQRITIGTMYKQVNAFEAKKRGAAIAARNIAAHIEAEVLDKPRGWKPLVYCWRGGNRSGSLATILSAIGFHVTLIEGGYKAWRAALVDDIAAVAPTRSYRVVCGPTGSGKTRLLKALADEGAQVLDLEALANHRSSVLGHIPGLPQPSQKRFDSLIWDALRKFDPARPVFVESESKKVGNVRVPDALINAMRESPCIDLHLPNEERVALLLEDYDFFVTDPAHFCDRLQALVELRGKHVVDAWVEKVAAGKTPEVVLELLTQHYDPMYSASIKRNFSQYGQATAAVLDSRSAADLKSLAVELASKP; translated from the coding sequence ATGCCCGTACACATCCTGCCTGCCACCGAAGCCCTGCGCCAACTCGATCAATTTGACACCCTCATTGACGCGCGCACCGAAGACGAGCACGCGCTGGACCACGTTCCCGGCGCCCTCAACTGGCCCACGCTGGACAATGCCCAGCGCATCACCATCGGCACGATGTACAAGCAGGTCAACGCTTTCGAGGCCAAAAAACGCGGCGCAGCCATTGCAGCGCGCAACATCGCAGCCCATATCGAAGCCGAAGTGCTCGACAAGCCACGGGGCTGGAAACCCCTGGTGTATTGCTGGCGGGGAGGCAACCGCAGTGGCTCACTCGCCACCATCCTGAGTGCCATCGGCTTCCATGTGACCCTCATCGAGGGCGGCTACAAAGCCTGGCGGGCTGCGCTGGTCGACGACATCGCCGCCGTTGCCCCAACACGCAGCTACCGCGTCGTGTGCGGCCCCACCGGCAGCGGCAAAACCCGCTTGCTGAAAGCCCTGGCTGACGAGGGCGCGCAAGTGCTCGATCTCGAAGCCCTGGCCAACCACCGGAGCTCCGTGCTCGGCCACATCCCTGGCCTGCCCCAGCCCAGCCAGAAACGCTTTGACAGCCTGATCTGGGATGCCTTGCGCAAGTTCGATCCGGCGCGCCCTGTGTTTGTAGAGAGCGAAAGCAAAAAGGTGGGCAATGTGCGCGTGCCCGACGCGCTCATCAACGCCATGCGCGAGAGCCCATGCATCGACTTGCACCTGCCCAACGAAGAACGTGTGGCACTGCTGCTTGAGGATTACGACTTTTTCGTCACCGATCCGGCTCACTTTTGCGACCGCCTGCAAGCACTGGTTGAGCTGCGTGGCAAGCACGTGGTCGATGCCTGGGTGGAAAAAGTGGCGGCAGGGAAAACGCCCGAGGTGGTTCTGGAGCTGCTCACGCAACACTACGACCCCATGTACTCGGCTTCGATCAAGCGCAACTTCAGCCAGTATGGGCAAGCCACAGCTGCGGTACTTGATAGCCGGTCGGCCGCAGACTTGAAATCGCTCGCTGTCGAACTGGCGAGCAAACCATAA
- a CDS encoding arylesterase — protein MKRRHFNALLSLGAAIGSIGTLPQAWAQAKAPVILVVGDSLSAEYGVRRGTGWVSLLQERLKAAKRQEVTVNAGISGDTTAGGRSRLPALLRQYKPTVVIIELGGNDALRGMPLSTTQANLAAMARASQEAGAKVMLVGMEMPPNYGARYTQQFRDLFQTVAKSENTALVPFLLAGVADRPDALTLFQADRIHPNESAQPLLADNVWPTLQKLLAKS, from the coding sequence TTGAAACGCCGTCACTTTAACGCCCTGCTCTCTTTGGGCGCAGCCATAGGGTCAATAGGCACCTTGCCTCAGGCATGGGCGCAGGCCAAAGCGCCGGTCATTCTGGTCGTGGGCGACTCACTGAGCGCCGAATACGGCGTGAGACGTGGCACGGGCTGGGTTTCGCTGCTGCAAGAGCGGCTCAAAGCAGCCAAGCGCCAGGAAGTGACCGTGAACGCCGGCATCAGTGGCGACACCACGGCTGGCGGACGCTCCCGCCTGCCCGCCCTGCTGCGCCAATACAAACCCACAGTCGTCATCATCGAACTCGGCGGCAACGACGCCCTGCGCGGCATGCCGCTGTCCACCACCCAGGCCAATCTGGCTGCGATGGCCCGGGCCAGCCAGGAAGCGGGAGCCAAGGTGATGCTCGTGGGCATGGAAATGCCGCCCAACTACGGTGCCCGGTACACGCAGCAGTTTCGTGATCTGTTCCAAACGGTGGCGAAAAGTGAAAACACAGCGCTGGTGCCTTTCCTGCTGGCAGGCGTGGCCGACCGCCCCGATGCGCTGACCTTGTTTCAGGCCGATCGCATCCACCCCAACGAGAGCGCCCAGCCTCTCCTGGCAGACAACGTCTGGCCCACGTTGCAGAAGCTGCTCGCCAAAAGCTGA
- a CDS encoding ABC transporter ATP-binding protein, protein MSDVMIRVQHVFKSVTDSTGSLTILRDIDFSLAAGETAAIVGASGSGKSTLLSIIAGLDTPSQGTVLIGGVDLYQRTEDERAALRAEKVGFVFQSFQLLANLTALENVMLPLELAGRRDARAAATAMLERVGLGERLNSYPKVLSGGEQQRVALARAFVVRPAVLLADEPTGSLDFATGAKVMALMFELNRELGTTLVLVTHDLAIAERCERRITIEAGQVIDPALTPG, encoded by the coding sequence ATGTCAGATGTGATGATTCGGGTGCAACACGTGTTCAAGTCGGTAACCGACTCGACAGGTTCGTTGACCATTTTGCGCGATATCGATTTCTCCCTGGCGGCTGGGGAGACTGCGGCCATCGTGGGCGCCTCTGGCTCAGGCAAAAGCACCTTGCTGTCCATCATTGCCGGGCTGGACACGCCCAGCCAGGGCACGGTATTGATCGGTGGCGTGGATCTGTACCAGCGCACCGAAGACGAGCGTGCCGCCTTGCGGGCGGAAAAGGTGGGCTTCGTGTTCCAGAGCTTCCAGTTGCTGGCGAACCTGACCGCACTGGAAAACGTGATGTTGCCGCTGGAGCTGGCGGGCCGACGCGATGCCCGGGCGGCCGCCACGGCGATGCTGGAGCGTGTAGGTCTGGGTGAGCGGCTCAACAGCTACCCGAAAGTGTTGTCTGGGGGCGAGCAACAGCGTGTGGCGCTGGCGCGGGCCTTCGTGGTGCGCCCGGCTGTGCTGCTGGCGGACGAGCCTACGGGCAGCCTGGATTTCGCCACGGGTGCCAAGGTGATGGCGCTGATGTTTGAACTCAACCGCGAACTGGGCACCACGCTGGTGCTCGTGACCCATGACCTGGCAATTGCCGAGCGCTGCGAGCGGCGGATCACGATCGAGGCGGGGCAGGTGATCGATCCGGCGTTGACCCCTGGCTAG
- a CDS encoding DUF1566 domain-containing protein, with the protein MTFGSHSHTLTTAVKSVHLLRQAGKPWVLLSVMALAACGGGSASDVLGTQASLAAGAGSPETTRRADPTAFQRSAALSSADLASAEQQAQAAEASATSLDELQAGEIAAKSAYQSGAVARKALAMRIPVYRFSNSSTGAHFFTTSVSERDNVANTLSPPYSLEGEAFSVASAFSPGLSPVHRFFNTQTGVHFYTISETERANVVANFPQFNHEGVAYYASQVAGAGLTPFFRFYVPSKGFHFYTAKESEKDSIIANLAATYTYEGIGYYVLDSDWRGEKLPHTGVTSDQCYKAGSDVLVACSMPETGDLNEQQDGHRAGINAMSYSAVGGRALTSCVQDNITGLIWEGKEANGPRVGSGTYTHLNNGLATDTSGYVAAVNATNLCGFNDWRLPTRQELLNLNAPAVNTTWFPNTAASYYWAAELASTDSTRAWFVNFQSAFSYHDARTNTFSVRLVRGSSASGPRYSYSTVAYGSDGANNVVNDAWTGLQWRRCEQGQVWSGSACSGTVSTFTHELAIAHAQGQGGWRMPNIKELSSAMDLNVSSGANVDSTAFPGVVGNGTWASSPLVGNASHASGVSFFSGVVAYDARSLGHAVRLVRSAPN; encoded by the coding sequence ATGACGTTCGGTAGCCACAGCCACACTCTGACAACAGCGGTGAAGTCGGTGCATCTTTTGCGGCAGGCTGGCAAGCCTTGGGTGCTGCTCAGCGTGATGGCGCTTGCCGCTTGCGGCGGCGGTTCAGCCTCAGACGTGTTGGGCACCCAGGCCTCGTTGGCCGCCGGGGCCGGCTCACCTGAAACAACCCGCCGCGCAGACCCCACCGCGTTCCAGCGAAGCGCCGCTTTGAGCAGCGCCGATCTGGCTTCTGCCGAGCAGCAGGCGCAGGCCGCCGAGGCCTCGGCCACTTCTCTTGATGAACTCCAGGCGGGAGAAATTGCGGCCAAGAGCGCCTACCAATCAGGCGCCGTGGCGCGCAAGGCCCTGGCCATGCGCATTCCGGTGTACCGCTTCTCCAACAGCAGCACGGGCGCCCACTTCTTCACCACCAGCGTCTCAGAGCGCGACAACGTGGCCAACACCCTCTCGCCGCCCTACAGCCTGGAAGGCGAAGCCTTCTCGGTGGCCAGCGCGTTCTCACCGGGCCTGAGCCCGGTGCACCGCTTTTTCAACACCCAAACCGGGGTGCATTTCTACACCATCAGCGAAACGGAGCGGGCCAACGTGGTGGCCAATTTCCCGCAGTTCAACCATGAGGGGGTGGCCTATTACGCCAGCCAGGTGGCTGGCGCCGGCTTGACGCCGTTCTTCCGGTTTTATGTGCCGAGCAAAGGCTTTCACTTCTACACCGCCAAAGAGAGCGAGAAGGACAGCATCATCGCCAACCTGGCGGCCACCTACACCTATGAAGGCATCGGCTACTACGTGCTCGACAGCGATTGGCGGGGTGAGAAGCTGCCGCACACGGGTGTGACCAGCGACCAGTGTTACAAGGCGGGCAGCGACGTCCTGGTGGCGTGCAGCATGCCTGAAACCGGTGATTTGAATGAGCAGCAGGATGGTCATCGCGCGGGCATCAATGCCATGAGTTACAGCGCCGTGGGTGGGCGCGCATTGACCTCCTGCGTTCAAGACAACATCACAGGCCTGATTTGGGAGGGCAAAGAAGCCAACGGACCGCGGGTCGGCAGCGGTACGTATACCCATCTGAACAACGGTCTGGCTACAGATACCAGCGGCTATGTGGCGGCGGTGAACGCCACCAATCTGTGCGGTTTTAACGATTGGCGCTTGCCCACACGCCAGGAACTGCTCAACCTCAATGCGCCCGCGGTCAACACCACCTGGTTTCCCAATACGGCTGCTTCCTACTACTGGGCTGCTGAGCTGGCGAGCACTGATAGCACCCGTGCTTGGTTTGTGAATTTTCAAAGCGCGTTTTCGTACCATGATGCCCGTACAAACACCTTTTCAGTGCGCTTGGTGCGAGGCAGCTCGGCCAGCGGGCCCCGCTACAGCTACAGCACGGTTGCCTATGGCAGCGATGGGGCCAACAACGTCGTCAACGATGCCTGGACCGGCCTGCAATGGCGCCGCTGCGAGCAAGGGCAGGTCTGGAGCGGCAGCGCTTGTTCCGGAACGGTAAGCACCTTCACCCATGAGCTGGCAATCGCCCATGCCCAAGGGCAGGGCGGCTGGCGAATGCCCAACATCAAAGAGCTCAGCAGCGCGATGGACCTGAACGTGAGCAGTGGTGCAAACGTCGACTCGACGGCGTTTCCTGGTGTCGTTGGTAATGGCACGTGGGCATCTTCTCCCCTTGTGGGTAACGCCAGCCATGCCTCGGGCGTCAGCTTCTTCAGCGGCGTCGTGGCCTACGACGCCCGCAGTCTTGGCCACGCGGTTCGTTTGGTGCGTTCTGCCCCTAATTGA
- a CDS encoding DUF1566 domain-containing protein: MEQASKPFAPLPMRWPAVAVALATSALLAACGGGSSADETVGTQAALTGEAGAFPGTRPTIDPAALARSAALSSADLAAAEQQAQAADDDANALVALDELQPGQIAAKSAYQSSAVARKALAMRIPVYRFSNSNTGAHFFTTSVSERDNVANTLSPPYSLEGEAFSVASAFSPGLSPVHRFFNTQTGVHFYTISETERANVVANFPQFSYEGVAYYASQVAGAGLIPFYRFFVPGKGFHFYTAKESEKDSIIANLAATYTYEGIGYYVLDSDWRAEKLPHSGITSSQCSQLGSNTLVLCSSVEAMKLNRQQDGNRTLINAMSFYSVSNYPLTSCVRDNVTGLIWEGKEAVDTRAGSNTYTHLGNGLPGDTSGYVAAVNSANLCGFNDWRLPTRQELLNLIDYGSTTAPAIKVSWFFNTASNRYWSVELNSIDSSRAWYVNFLKGETYSEPRSNANAVRLVRGSSPSGSRYSYSTEAYGSDSANNVVNDAWTGLQWRRCEQGKVWGGGACTGTVSAFTHEQALVHAQVHSDWRMPNIKELTSLVDLGVSSGARIDHAAFPGAGTGETWSSSPEVRFGGGAWALSSGGGYVGSSGRGNVHVVRLVRIGQ, from the coding sequence ATGGAACAAGCTTCAAAGCCTTTTGCTCCGTTGCCCATGCGCTGGCCCGCTGTTGCTGTGGCTCTGGCCACTTCTGCTTTGCTTGCGGCCTGTGGCGGTGGCAGCTCCGCTGATGAAACAGTCGGTACCCAGGCGGCGTTAACTGGCGAGGCGGGCGCATTTCCCGGAACGCGCCCCACCATAGACCCAGCAGCTCTTGCCCGAAGCGCGGCCCTTAGCAGCGCTGATCTGGCTGCGGCCGAGCAGCAGGCGCAAGCCGCTGATGATGATGCCAATGCACTGGTCGCGCTTGATGAACTCCAGCCCGGGCAAATTGCGGCCAAGAGCGCCTACCAATCAAGCGCCGTGGCGCGCAAGGCCCTGGCCATGCGCATTCCGGTGTACCGCTTCTCCAACAGCAACACCGGCGCCCACTTCTTCACCACCAGCGTCTCAGAGCGCGACAACGTGGCCAACACCCTCTCGCCGCCCTACAGCCTGGAAGGCGAAGCCTTCTCGGTGGCCAGCGCGTTCTCACCGGGCCTGAGCCCGGTGCACCGCTTTTTCAACACCCAAACCGGGGTGCATTTCTACACCATCAGCGAAACGGAGCGGGCCAACGTGGTGGCCAATTTCCCGCAGTTCAGTTACGAGGGCGTGGCCTATTACGCCAGCCAGGTGGCTGGCGCCGGCTTGATTCCGTTTTACCGTTTCTTTGTACCCGGCAAGGGCTTTCACTTCTACACCGCCAAAGAGAGCGAGAAGGACAGCATCATCGCCAACCTGGCCGCCACCTACACCTATGAAGGCATCGGCTACTACGTGCTCGACAGCGATTGGCGGGCTGAGAAACTGCCGCATTCGGGCATTACCAGCAGCCAGTGTTCCCAGTTGGGCAGCAACACGCTGGTGCTGTGCAGCAGTGTCGAAGCCATGAAGCTGAACCGGCAGCAAGACGGAAACCGCACGTTGATCAACGCCATGAGTTTCTATTCGGTGAGCAACTACCCATTGACCAGCTGTGTTCGAGACAACGTCACAGGCTTGATCTGGGAAGGCAAAGAAGCCGTCGACACGCGGGCAGGCAGCAACACTTACACCCACCTGGGCAACGGGCTGCCCGGCGACACCAGCGGCTATGTGGCCGCCGTGAACTCGGCCAACCTGTGTGGGTTCAACGATTGGCGTTTGCCCACGCGACAGGAATTGCTCAACCTCATTGACTATGGCAGCACCACGGCGCCGGCGATCAAAGTCTCCTGGTTCTTCAATACGGCTTCAAACCGCTATTGGAGCGTTGAGTTGAACAGCATCGACAGTTCCAGGGCTTGGTACGTCAACTTTCTGAAAGGAGAAACCTACTCCGAACCGCGGTCGAATGCCAATGCGGTGCGTTTGGTGCGAGGGAGCTCGCCCAGTGGGTCGCGGTACAGCTACAGCACGGAGGCATACGGCAGCGATAGCGCCAACAACGTGGTCAACGACGCCTGGACCGGCCTGCAATGGCGCCGATGCGAACAAGGCAAAGTCTGGGGTGGCGGCGCTTGCACGGGAACGGTGAGCGCGTTCACCCATGAGCAAGCGCTTGTTCATGCGCAGGTTCACAGCGACTGGCGAATGCCCAATATCAAGGAGCTTACCAGTCTGGTGGACCTGGGTGTGAGCAGTGGAGCGCGAATCGATCACGCTGCGTTTCCAGGCGCCGGTACCGGGGAAACATGGTCATCGTCCCCCGAGGTGCGTTTCGGCGGCGGTGCATGGGCACTCAGTTCCGGGGGGGGCTACGTGGGCAGCAGCGGCCGCGGCAACGTCCATGTGGTTCGGCTGGTGCGCATCGGTCAGTGA
- a CDS encoding DUF1566 domain-containing protein, whose amino-acid sequence MKQALHPFDGLSSRWLVIAAFCALLTACGGGQDTSSSVSLAANAEPVNAFAATTQSPPSAQTTALQKEGARLNSDELAQIAKTGVLPEPFEGKLLSGAGPEPVQGEGGFAEAKSLGQAKSAASRVPVFRFFNNQTNAHFFTTSTTERDSVQATLAYMSYEGPAFYSSATTIPGLSPVHRFYNTQTGVHFYTISEAERANVVANLPQFNYEGIAYYASTLAGTGYTPLYRFFYASKGFHFYTNSLGERDNIIATLPQYSYEGVGYYVLGSDWQTPAVPHTGITSARCYQANSDVFVACGGSGATTLNFQQDGHRADINALSYSAVGSNALTSCVKDNVTGLIWEGKTKNGFRSLDNRYTNLGNNATDDVSAYVHLLNGLALCGFNDWRLPTVQELRGIEKFGGIRGDPRVDVDWFPNTSPQYYWASDVLHSDPTYGWRADFGFFGSALQVSLRSHTNSVRLVRGATWAGPRYLITSLSYTGDAANNAAIDRQTGLIWRRCQQGQVWNGTACTGTPALYTHNLALIFAHNGSWRMPNIKELGSLVDYGRASPALDSGVFPGTNTAFSWTTTPGDAADFAGFVEFGSGFSYDVKRTVQLPVRLVRSYP is encoded by the coding sequence ATGAAACAAGCTCTGCACCCGTTCGACGGGCTGTCCTCGCGCTGGCTGGTAATTGCTGCGTTTTGTGCGCTGCTTACCGCCTGCGGTGGCGGTCAAGATACGTCGAGCAGTGTCAGCTTGGCCGCAAACGCCGAACCAGTCAACGCGTTCGCGGCCACCACCCAATCACCGCCCAGCGCCCAGACCACCGCTCTTCAAAAAGAAGGCGCGCGGTTGAACAGCGACGAGTTGGCCCAGATCGCCAAAACCGGTGTGTTGCCTGAGCCGTTTGAGGGCAAGTTATTGAGTGGCGCCGGGCCAGAACCCGTGCAGGGGGAGGGCGGCTTTGCTGAAGCCAAATCCCTCGGCCAAGCCAAAAGCGCTGCTTCGCGCGTGCCGGTGTTTCGTTTCTTCAACAACCAGACCAACGCCCACTTCTTCACCACCAGCACCACCGAACGCGACAGCGTGCAGGCCACGCTGGCGTACATGAGCTACGAAGGCCCGGCGTTTTACAGCAGCGCCACCACCATCCCCGGCCTGAGCCCGGTGCACCGCTTTTACAACACCCAGACGGGGGTGCATTTCTACACCATCAGCGAGGCCGAGCGCGCCAACGTGGTGGCCAACCTCCCTCAGTTCAACTACGAAGGCATTGCCTATTACGCGAGCACCCTGGCCGGTACCGGCTACACGCCGCTGTACCGGTTTTTCTACGCCAGCAAGGGCTTTCACTTCTACACCAACAGCCTGGGTGAGCGCGACAACATCATCGCCACGCTGCCTCAGTACAGCTACGAGGGTGTGGGCTATTACGTGTTGGGCAGCGACTGGCAGACGCCGGCTGTGCCGCACACAGGCATCACCAGCGCACGGTGTTACCAGGCGAACAGCGATGTGTTTGTGGCGTGTGGCGGCAGTGGGGCCACGACGCTCAACTTTCAGCAAGATGGCCATCGAGCAGACATCAACGCCTTGAGCTACAGCGCCGTGGGAAGCAATGCCCTCACCAGTTGCGTGAAAGACAACGTGACGGGTTTGATCTGGGAGGGGAAAACGAAAAACGGCTTCAGGTCGCTGGATAACCGGTACACCAACCTCGGGAACAACGCTACAGATGATGTCTCCGCCTATGTGCATTTGCTCAATGGTCTGGCGCTGTGCGGATTCAATGACTGGCGCCTGCCCACCGTGCAGGAGTTGAGAGGTATCGAGAAGTTTGGTGGCATTCGAGGAGACCCCAGGGTGGATGTCGACTGGTTTCCCAACACTTCTCCACAGTACTACTGGGCATCTGACGTGCTTCATTCGGACCCGACTTACGGTTGGCGGGCTGACTTTGGCTTCTTCGGGTCGGCGTTACAGGTTAGCTTGCGTTCGCATACCAATTCGGTTCGCCTGGTTCGCGGCGCCACTTGGGCAGGCCCTCGCTACCTGATCACCTCCCTGAGCTACACCGGGGACGCTGCCAACAATGCCGCGATCGACCGTCAAACGGGTCTGATCTGGCGCCGTTGCCAGCAAGGACAGGTTTGGAACGGCACGGCTTGCACCGGAACGCCCGCGCTTTATACGCACAATCTGGCATTGATATTTGCCCACAACGGTTCATGGCGCATGCCGAACATCAAAGAACTCGGCAGTCTGGTTGACTACGGCAGAGCCTCTCCTGCCCTGGACAGTGGCGTATTCCCAGGGACCAATACAGCCTTCTCGTGGACGACCACGCCGGGTGACGCTGCTGATTTTGCTGGCTTCGTCGAGTTTGGCTCGGGCTTCAGCTACGACGTAAAACGGACAGTTCAGTTGCCCGTGCGTCTGGTTAGAAGCTATCCCTAG